In Silene latifolia isolate original U9 population chromosome X, ASM4854445v1, whole genome shotgun sequence, the following proteins share a genomic window:
- the LOC141622664 gene encoding uncharacterized protein LOC141622664 has product MDDDQQSSSSSDHNTHWIKIQDELKKRLIENDEFTWELPSSSSSSCSVNTKEILKYIGGVDISFVKEDPRIACGTLVVLEIPSLNVVYHDFSLTNLDIPYIPGFLAFREVPVLLKLIQKMKADAQANRFYPQLLMVDGNGSLHPRGFGLACHLGVLADLPTIGVAKNLHHVQGLNRSKISENDETVFLIGNAGRTLGAAVKSTLGSVKPIFVSVGHRMSLNTALKIVEMTCKYRIPEPIRQADIRSREYLRNNHVIVSTTTPISDA; this is encoded by the coding sequence ATGGACGACGATCAACAATCTTCATCTTCATCCGATCACAATACACACTGGATTAAAATCCAAGACGAGCTAAAGAAACGATTAATCGAAAACGATGAATTTACCTGGGAATTGCCAtcttcctcatcctcatcatgtTCAGTAAACACCAAAGAGATATTGAAGTACATAGGAGGAGTCGATATAAGTTTCGTAAAGGAAGATCCTCGTATCGCTTGTGGAACCCTCGTCGTTTTAGAAATTCCGTCTTTAAATGTCGTTTATCATGATTTTTCTCTTACTAATCTTGATATTCCGTATATTCCCGGCTTTCTCGCTTTCAGAGAGGTTCCTGTACTTTTAAAACTTATACAGAAAATGAAAGCCGATGCGCAAGCTAATCGATTTTATCCTCAGTTACTTATGGTTGACGGTAATGGTTCACTTCATCCTCGCGGTTTTGGATTAGCCTGTCATCTCGGTGTCCTGGCTGATCTTCCAACTATTGGAGTCGCGAAAAATTTACATCATGTCCAAGGCTTGAACCGTTCAAAAATAAGCGAAAATGACGAAACTGTTTTTCTGATTGGAAACGCTGGACGGACTTTAGGCGCGGCTGTGAAATCGACATTAGGTTCAGTAAAGCCGATATTTGTTTCAGTTGGTCATAGGATGTCTCTAAATACGGCTCTCAAGATTGTCGAAATGACTTGCAAGTATCGTATTCCTGAGCCTATCAGACAGGCTGATATAAGATCACGAGAGTACCTGCGCAACAACCACGTTATTGTTTCGACTACAACTCCAATTTCAGATGCCTGA